One genomic segment of Nitratidesulfovibrio sp. includes these proteins:
- the hemL gene encoding glutamate-1-semialdehyde 2,1-aminomutase — protein MDHRSKELFERAQHLIPGGVNSPVRACLGVDSDPLFVANAKGSQLTTVDGETFVDYVQSWGPMLLGHAHPVVASAIHAAVDRGTSYGAPCEDEVVLAEAVIDALPAVEMVRMVNSGTEATMSALRLARGVTGRNKVVKFVGCYHGHADAFLASAGSGVATLSIPGTPGVPEATVRDTLLAPYNDLTAVAELFALHGKDIAAIIVEPVAGNMGLVLPVDGFLQGLRDLCTEHGALLIFDEVITGFRVNYGGAQKRFGITPDLTTLGKIIGGGLPVGAYGGRADLMRRIAPCGEVYQAGTLSGNPLAMAAGIATLTELKKSDYDALEARVAALAAELQAILAGKGVPVRVNTIASMFTVFFTDQPVTDFASAKTANAALYTSYYKQMRDKGIYLAPSPFEAAMVSFAHTDADFAALLDAARAITLTA, from the coding sequence ATGGACCATCGCTCCAAGGAACTTTTCGAACGCGCCCAGCACCTCATCCCCGGCGGGGTCAACAGCCCCGTGCGCGCCTGTCTGGGCGTGGACAGCGACCCCCTGTTCGTGGCCAACGCCAAGGGCAGCCAGCTGACCACCGTGGACGGCGAAACCTTTGTCGACTACGTGCAGTCCTGGGGTCCCATGCTGCTCGGCCACGCCCACCCCGTGGTGGCCAGCGCCATCCACGCCGCCGTGGACCGGGGCACCAGCTACGGCGCCCCCTGCGAGGACGAGGTGGTCCTGGCCGAAGCCGTCATCGACGCCCTGCCCGCCGTGGAAATGGTGCGCATGGTCAATTCCGGCACAGAGGCCACCATGAGCGCCCTGCGCCTTGCGCGCGGCGTCACCGGTCGCAACAAGGTGGTCAAGTTCGTGGGCTGTTACCACGGCCATGCCGACGCCTTTCTGGCCAGCGCCGGATCGGGAGTGGCCACCCTGTCCATTCCCGGCACCCCCGGCGTGCCCGAGGCCACGGTGCGCGACACCCTGCTGGCCCCCTACAACGACCTGACCGCCGTGGCCGAACTGTTCGCCCTGCACGGCAAGGACATCGCCGCCATCATCGTGGAACCGGTGGCGGGCAACATGGGCCTGGTCCTGCCGGTGGACGGCTTTCTGCAGGGCCTGCGCGACCTGTGCACCGAACACGGCGCGCTGCTGATCTTCGACGAGGTGATCACCGGCTTTCGCGTGAATTACGGCGGGGCACAGAAGCGCTTCGGCATCACGCCCGACCTGACCACCCTCGGCAAGATCATCGGCGGCGGCCTGCCCGTGGGCGCGTACGGTGGCCGGGCCGACCTGATGCGCCGCATCGCCCCCTGCGGCGAGGTGTACCAGGCGGGCACCCTGTCCGGTAACCCGCTGGCCATGGCGGCGGGCATCGCCACCCTGACGGAACTGAAGAAGTCCGACTACGACGCGCTGGAAGCCCGCGTGGCCGCGTTGGCGGCAGAACTGCAAGCCATTCTGGCGGGCAAGGGCGTGCCGGTGCGGGTGAACACCATCGCCTCCATGTTCACGGTGTTCTTCACCGACCAGCCCGTCACCGATTTCGCCAGCGCCAAGACCGCCAACGCGGCCCTGTACACCAGCTATTACAAGCAGATGCGCGACAAGGGCATCTACCTTGCGCCGTCGCCGTTCGAGGCGGCCATGGTCTCGTTCGCCCATACCGACGCGGACTTCGCCGCGCTGCTGGACGCCGCCAGGGCCATTACCCTTACGGCGTAA
- the ahbB gene encoding siroheme decarboxylase subunit beta — MSRPDDTAPRFTETERRILAIVQKNLPDSATPYADIAAAVGTDEATVLDLLRRMKEDGSIRRFGASIKHQRAGWTHNAMVAWRVTEQQAEEAGKQAAEHPLISHAYYRPSSAPDWPYELYTMIHGRHATEHLEVIEQLRRETVLDEYAVLESLRELKKTSMVYFPE; from the coding sequence ATGAGCCGTCCCGACGACACCGCGCCCCGATTCACCGAAACCGAGCGCCGCATCCTGGCCATCGTGCAGAAGAACCTGCCCGACAGCGCCACCCCGTACGCAGACATCGCCGCCGCCGTGGGCACCGACGAGGCCACCGTGCTCGACCTGCTGCGCCGCATGAAGGAAGACGGTTCCATCCGCCGCTTCGGCGCCAGCATCAAGCACCAGCGCGCCGGATGGACCCACAACGCCATGGTAGCCTGGCGCGTCACCGAACAGCAGGCCGAAGAAGCGGGCAAGCAGGCCGCCGAACACCCGCTGATCTCGCACGCCTACTACCGGCCCTCGTCCGCGCCCGACTGGCCGTACGAACTGTACACCATGATCCATGGCCGCCACGCCACGGAACACCTGGAAGTCATCGAACAGCTGCGCCGCGAAACCGTGCTCGACGAGTATGCCGTGCTCGAATCGCTGCGCGAGCTGAAAAAGACCTCCATGGTCTATTTTCCGGAATAG
- a CDS encoding NAD(P)H-dependent glycerol-3-phosphate dehydrogenase: MRIAIIGGGSWGTALAHLLAGKGYDARLLLRDADVAQAINTRHENPRYLAGLALHPGVRAHVAADEALDGAEVVLSVVPCQQVRGVLRGLRPLLAREVVFVSASKGVETGSMRTIAEMVAEELDGLDPRYAVLSGPSFAAEVVRNLPTAVVLGCTDADLGARLREVFSTPGFRTYSSTDVRGVELGGAVKNVIAIAAGLSDGLGFGSNARAGLITRGLAEMSRLGEALGARASTFMGLSGLGDLVLTCTGDLSRNRQVGLRLAEGRALADIVTEMRMVAEGVKTTEAVHDLAAAMGVAMPITDAMYSVLHDGANPHDAVRELMTRELKEE; the protein is encoded by the coding sequence ATGCGCATCGCCATCATCGGGGGCGGCAGCTGGGGCACGGCCCTGGCCCACCTGCTGGCGGGCAAGGGCTACGATGCGCGCCTGCTGCTGCGCGACGCCGATGTGGCGCAGGCCATCAACACCCGGCACGAAAACCCGCGCTATCTGGCGGGGCTGGCCCTGCATCCCGGCGTACGTGCGCACGTGGCCGCCGATGAGGCGCTGGACGGCGCGGAGGTGGTGCTTTCCGTGGTGCCCTGCCAGCAGGTGCGCGGGGTGTTGCGCGGGTTGCGGCCCCTGCTGGCGCGCGAGGTGGTGTTCGTCAGCGCCAGCAAGGGCGTGGAGACGGGCAGCATGCGCACCATCGCCGAGATGGTGGCGGAGGAACTGGACGGGCTGGACCCGCGCTATGCGGTGCTTTCCGGGCCGTCCTTCGCGGCGGAGGTGGTGCGCAACCTGCCCACCGCCGTGGTGCTGGGCTGCACGGACGCGGACCTTGGGGCGCGGCTGCGCGAGGTGTTTTCCACCCCCGGCTTCCGCACCTATTCCAGCACCGATGTGCGCGGGGTGGAGCTTGGCGGCGCGGTGAAGAACGTCATCGCCATTGCCGCCGGGCTGTCCGACGGCCTCGGCTTCGGCAGCAACGCGCGGGCCGGGCTGATCACGCGCGGGCTGGCGGAAATGTCCCGCCTGGGCGAGGCGCTGGGCGCGCGGGCATCCACCTTCATGGGGCTTTCCGGGCTTGGCGATCTGGTGCTGACCTGCACCGGCGACCTTTCGCGCAACCGGCAGGTGGGGCTGCGCCTTGCCGAGGGGCGGGCGCTGGCCGACATTGTCACCGAGATGCGCATGGTGGCCGAAGGGGTGAAGACCACGGAGGCCGTGCACGACCTTGCCGCCGCCATGGGCGTGGCCATGCCCATCACCGACGCCATGTACAGCGTACTGCACGACGGCGCCAACCCGCACGACGCGGTGCGCGAGTTGATGACGCGGGAGCTGAAGGAAGAGTAA
- a CDS encoding secondary thiamine-phosphate synthase enzyme YjbQ, with protein METLSLRTTAREQLLDVTEELQELVTRKCWTNGALVLFCPHTTGAVTVNEAADPDVARDIAVNMGTIVPRRGDYRHAEGNSDAHIKTSLFGPSLLLIVDGGRLRLGTWQGVYFCEFDGPRDRRLWVQWLPG; from the coding sequence ATGGAAACGCTGTCCCTGCGCACCACCGCGCGCGAACAATTGCTGGATGTGACCGAAGAACTTCAGGAACTGGTAACCCGCAAGTGCTGGACCAACGGCGCGCTGGTGCTGTTCTGCCCGCACACCACCGGCGCGGTGACCGTGAACGAGGCCGCCGACCCGGACGTTGCCCGCGACATTGCCGTGAACATGGGCACCATCGTTCCCCGGCGCGGCGACTACCGCCACGCCGAAGGCAACAGCGACGCGCACATCAAGACCAGCCTGTTCGGACCGTCCCTGCTGCTCATCGTGGATGGCGGGCGGCTGCGCCTTGGCACATGGCAGGGGGTGTACTTCTGCGAATTCGACGGCCCGCGCGACAGGAGGCTGTGGGTGCAGTGGCTGCCGGGGTAG
- the selB gene encoding selenocysteine-specific translation elongation factor, with protein MPVVMGTAGHIDHGKTSLVRALTGIDCDRLEEEKRRGITIELGFAFCDLPGAGAEVGRLGIVDVPGHERFVKNMVAGASGIDFVMLVIAADEGVMPQTREHLEICSLLGIRHGLVALTKVDMVDPEWLDLAQEDVAGFLAGTFLEGAPIFPVSSTTGQGLDALREHLAMLERELRPVRRSDLFRLPVDRVFTMKGHGTVVTGTMVSGSVKVGDEVVLYPGGAQTKVRSLQSHGGPVDVAPAGRRTAVNVLGLDVEEVQRGDVLAHPGTLFPSLRWMTRLTCLSSAPTPLKNRTEVHFHHGAREVLARLYFPDRDKLAPGETALCEVRFTEPMVGVAGDRCVVRSFSPLRTVAGGAVLHPLGLDLRRKDAEFADRLALLEGLPDVPGAHDTGDAATQETATQSLLRLAGSAGARFAQLSVLTNLESKRLDKALQALGAKGQVFCFDRDERAYVDAETVRRLAAGCLTRAAEYHAREPLKPGMARGALSAGWGRGLHPKLVHFIIERLLKAGELVAEGDVLRLPGHKVSLASDQEGLRAKIRTAYAEGGSSPPNVKDVLEPLGLEFKEAAAVFKLLQDAGELVKVKDGLYFPGPVVADLKARVAAWFDTHDDLDPAGFKELSGGLSRKYVIPLLEYFDKERVTMRVGDKRQLRGR; from the coding sequence ATGCCTGTCGTCATGGGCACCGCAGGACATATCGACCACGGCAAGACCTCGCTGGTCCGCGCGCTGACCGGCATCGACTGCGACCGGCTGGAAGAGGAAAAGCGAAGGGGCATCACCATCGAGCTCGGCTTTGCGTTCTGCGACCTGCCGGGCGCCGGGGCTGAAGTCGGGCGGCTGGGCATCGTGGACGTGCCGGGGCACGAGCGCTTCGTCAAGAACATGGTGGCCGGGGCCTCGGGCATCGACTTCGTCATGCTGGTCATTGCGGCGGACGAAGGGGTGATGCCCCAGACCCGCGAGCATCTGGAAATCTGCTCGCTGCTGGGCATCCGGCACGGGCTGGTGGCCCTGACCAAGGTGGACATGGTGGACCCGGAATGGCTGGACCTGGCGCAGGAAGACGTGGCCGGGTTCCTGGCCGGGACGTTTCTTGAGGGGGCGCCCATCTTTCCGGTGTCGTCGACCACCGGGCAGGGACTGGATGCACTGCGCGAGCATCTGGCCATGCTGGAGCGCGAACTGCGCCCGGTGCGCCGCAGCGACCTGTTCCGGCTGCCCGTGGACCGCGTGTTCACCATGAAGGGGCACGGCACGGTGGTTACCGGCACCATGGTGTCCGGCAGCGTGAAGGTGGGCGACGAGGTGGTGCTGTACCCCGGCGGCGCGCAAACCAAGGTGCGCAGCCTGCAAAGCCATGGCGGCCCGGTGGACGTGGCCCCTGCCGGGCGGCGCACCGCCGTCAACGTGCTGGGACTGGACGTGGAAGAGGTGCAGCGCGGTGACGTGCTGGCCCACCCCGGCACGCTGTTTCCGTCCCTGCGCTGGATGACCCGGCTGACCTGCCTGTCGTCCGCGCCCACGCCGCTGAAGAACCGCACCGAGGTGCACTTTCACCACGGCGCGCGCGAGGTGCTGGCGCGGCTGTACTTCCCCGACCGGGACAAGCTGGCCCCCGGAGAAACCGCCCTGTGCGAGGTACGCTTTACCGAGCCCATGGTGGGCGTGGCGGGCGACCGCTGCGTGGTGCGTTCGTTCTCGCCGTTGCGCACGGTGGCCGGGGGCGCGGTGCTGCATCCGCTGGGGCTGGACCTGCGCCGCAAGGACGCCGAATTTGCCGACAGGCTGGCCCTGCTGGAGGGGCTGCCCGATGTGCCCGGTGCGCATGACACGGGCGACGCCGCCACGCAGGAAACGGCCACCCAGTCCCTGCTGCGGCTGGCCGGTTCCGCCGGGGCGCGGTTTGCCCAGCTTTCGGTGCTGACCAACCTGGAATCCAAGCGGCTGGACAAGGCCCTGCAAGCCTTGGGCGCCAAGGGGCAGGTGTTCTGCTTCGACCGGGACGAGCGCGCCTACGTGGATGCGGAAACGGTGCGCCGTCTTGCGGCGGGCTGCCTGACCCGTGCGGCGGAATACCACGCCCGCGAACCGCTGAAGCCGGGCATGGCGCGCGGGGCGCTGTCCGCCGGGTGGGGCCGGGGGCTGCACCCCAAGCTGGTGCACTTCATCATCGAGCGGCTGCTGAAGGCGGGTGAACTGGTGGCCGAGGGCGACGTGCTGCGCCTGCCGGGGCACAAGGTATCGCTGGCGTCGGACCAGGAGGGGTTGCGCGCCAAAATCCGCACCGCCTACGCGGAAGGGGGCAGCAGTCCGCCCAACGTGAAGGATGTGCTGGAACCGCTGGGGCTGGAATTCAAGGAAGCGGCGGCGGTGTTCAAGCTGTTGCAGGACGCCGGGGAACTGGTGAAGGTGAAGGACGGGCTGTACTTTCCCGGCCCGGTGGTGGCGGACCTGAAGGCCCGCGTGGCCGCGTGGTTCGACACCCACGACGACCTGGACCCGGCGGGCTTCAAGGAACTTTCGGGCGGCCTTTCGCGCAAGTACGTGATTCCGCTGCTGGAATACTTCGACAAGGAGCGCGTGACCATGCGCGTGGGGGACAAGCGGCAGTTGCGGGGGCGGTAG
- a CDS encoding ATP-binding protein: MRQIVVISGKGGTGKTSVTAALAAVAHADAAPAMVARKDGPHPPALVLADCDVDASDLHLLLAPVVRERHDFHSGVLARINADLCIRCGTCTAACHYGALDAPPRVTREMCEGCGACAHVCPEGAVALDERHCGEWYVSDTRFGPMVHAALGIGEENSGKLVSTVRTRAREIAESLGADTVLIDGSPGVGCPVIASLAGADTALLVTEPTVSALHDLERVHALTLHFGVRAAVLLNKADIHTGMARHIETFCADHALPLLGSLPHSPVFMAAQFAGLSVPEFAPHAEGALFRAVWSRLHALADAPGD; the protein is encoded by the coding sequence ATGCGGCAGATAGTGGTCATCAGCGGCAAGGGAGGCACGGGCAAGACCAGCGTCACGGCGGCGTTGGCGGCCGTGGCCCACGCGGATGCCGCCCCGGCGATGGTCGCGCGGAAAGACGGGCCGCACCCGCCCGCGCTGGTGCTGGCCGACTGCGACGTGGATGCATCGGACCTGCACCTGCTGCTGGCCCCCGTGGTGCGCGAGCGGCACGATTTTCACAGCGGCGTGCTGGCCCGCATCAACGCCGACCTCTGCATCCGCTGCGGCACCTGCACCGCTGCCTGCCACTATGGCGCCCTGGATGCGCCGCCACGGGTGACGCGCGAGATGTGCGAAGGCTGCGGCGCCTGTGCCCATGTCTGCCCCGAAGGGGCCGTGGCGCTGGACGAGCGGCACTGCGGCGAATGGTACGTTTCCGACACCCGCTTCGGCCCCATGGTGCATGCGGCACTCGGCATCGGCGAGGAAAATTCCGGCAAGCTGGTCAGCACGGTGCGCACCCGCGCCCGCGAAATCGCCGAATCGCTGGGCGCGGACACCGTGCTCATCGACGGTTCGCCGGGGGTGGGCTGTCCGGTCATCGCCTCGCTGGCCGGGGCGGATACGGCCCTGCTGGTGACGGAACCCACGGTATCGGCCCTGCACGACCTGGAACGGGTGCACGCCCTGACCCTCCATTTCGGCGTGCGCGCAGCCGTACTGCTGAACAAGGCGGACATCCACACCGGCATGGCCCGCCACATCGAAACATTCTGCGCCGACCACGCGCTGCCGCTGCTCGGCAGCCTGCCCCATTCGCCGGTATTCATGGCCGCGCAGTTCGCCGGACTTTCCGTGCCGGAATTCGCGCCCCATGCCGAAGGCGCCCTGTTCCGCGCGGTGTGGAGCAGGCTGCACGCCCTTGCGGACGCCCCCGGCGATTGA
- a CDS encoding P-loop NTPase — translation MKLAIASGKGGTGKTTVAVNLAALLAARGHHVALADCDVEEPNAHLFLPVEWKTREQCTLPVPRVNETLCLGGACRRCVDACRFKALAFMGDAVLDFPDLCHGCGLCALVCPTGAMTSTTRLVGEVRGGIASIRPAMGNGADTVKRDTAHPGAVPVLRFRDGVLRIGEAMATPLIKAVKDVPPPVVPPSGAPVGAPGGPAARDGAAQAPCVFVIRDCPPGVACAAINAVHDADLLLLVAEPSPFGLHDLRLAVNLARHLRLPHAVVLNRAGMGSAMDLPGAPPAAGDPVRDPVRDWTAREGVPLLGVIPFSRAAAECGATGSLMHDAAPEVHAAYAGLADALEAMARGADEPRRPWDGMGLAAVASPVETGSPVKMADPTGKADAAGDITSEKERTCGR, via the coding sequence ATGAAACTGGCCATTGCCAGCGGCAAGGGGGGCACGGGCAAGACCACCGTGGCCGTGAACCTTGCCGCGCTGCTTGCCGCGCGGGGCCACCACGTGGCGCTTGCCGACTGCGACGTGGAGGAGCCCAACGCGCACCTGTTCCTGCCCGTGGAATGGAAAACGCGCGAACAATGCACCCTGCCCGTGCCCAGGGTGAACGAAACCCTGTGCCTTGGCGGGGCATGCCGCCGCTGCGTGGATGCCTGCCGCTTCAAGGCGCTGGCGTTCATGGGTGATGCGGTTCTGGACTTTCCGGACCTGTGCCATGGCTGCGGCCTGTGCGCGCTGGTCTGCCCCACGGGCGCCATGACCTCCACCACGCGCCTGGTGGGCGAGGTGCGCGGCGGCATCGCCAGCATCCGGCCAGCCATGGGCAACGGCGCCGACACGGTGAAAAGGGACACCGCGCACCCCGGCGCAGTGCCTGTCCTGCGCTTTCGCGACGGGGTGCTGCGCATCGGCGAGGCCATGGCCACCCCGCTGATCAAGGCGGTGAAGGACGTGCCGCCCCCGGTCGTGCCACCCTCCGGGGCACCAGTCGGGGCACCAGGCGGGCCTGCCGCACGGGACGGGGCCGCGCAGGCGCCGTGCGTCTTCGTCATCCGCGACTGCCCGCCGGGCGTCGCCTGCGCCGCCATCAACGCCGTGCACGACGCCGATCTGCTCCTGCTGGTGGCCGAGCCATCGCCCTTCGGGCTGCACGACCTGCGTCTGGCCGTGAACCTTGCGCGACATCTGCGCCTGCCCCATGCCGTTGTGCTGAACCGGGCCGGAATGGGGAGTGCGATGGACTTGCCCGGCGCCCCACCGGCGGCGGGCGACCCCGTGCGGGACCCCGTCAGGGATTGGACCGCGCGCGAAGGCGTACCCCTGCTGGGCGTCATCCCCTTCAGCCGCGCCGCCGCGGAATGCGGGGCCACGGGCAGCCTGATGCACGACGCCGCCCCGGAGGTCCACGCGGCCTATGCCGGGCTGGCGGATGCGCTGGAGGCCATGGCCAGGGGGGCGGACGAACCGCGCCGACCATGGGACGGCATGGGGCTTGCCGCAGTGGCCAGTCCGGTAGAGACAGGCAGTCCGGTCAAGATGGCCGATCCGACAGGAAAGGCCGATGCGGCCGGAGACATCACGAGCGAGAAGGAGCGGACATGCGGCAGATAG
- a CDS encoding DUF5320 domain-containing protein: MPGMNGTGPMGHGPGTGRGMGRCGATRAQRGQAGPPMADGDKAEDSALAELAANLGNVLDTARDAIDALRLGNGPGYGPGYGRGFGRGAGQGRGLGRGQGRRAGSGGGRGPANPPATGNDQ; encoded by the coding sequence ATGCCAGGCATGAACGGAACAGGCCCCATGGGGCACGGCCCCGGAACCGGACGCGGCATGGGCCGCTGCGGGGCGACACGGGCGCAGCGCGGGCAGGCAGGCCCGCCCATGGCCGACGGCGACAAGGCGGAAGATTCCGCCCTGGCCGAGCTTGCCGCAAACCTCGGCAACGTGCTCGACACGGCGCGGGACGCCATCGACGCCCTGCGCCTGGGTAACGGTCCCGGCTACGGTCCCGGCTACGGCAGGGGCTTCGGCAGGGGCGCCGGTCAGGGTAGGGGGCTGGGTAGAGGGCAAGGCCGGCGTGCCGGATCCGGTGGCGGGCGCGGCCCGGCCAATCCGCCAGCCACCGGCAACGACCAGTGA